In Alkalihalobacillus sp. FSL W8-0930, a single window of DNA contains:
- a CDS encoding DNA-3-methyladenine glycosylase has translation MSQVLPRSFYEQSTLSLSKSLLGKLLVHESPEGRTIGRIVETEAYLGAIDQAAHSFNGRRTKRTEVMFGPAGIIYTYVMHTHCLFNIVSNDIDIPEAVLIRAVEPVEGVELMKTRRGKEGVLLTNGPGKLTKAMGITMAAYGRSITESPIYIVDGPAPTDIQVGPRIGIDNSGPAKDYPYRFWISNNKYVSR, from the coding sequence ATGTCGCAAGTGCTACCAAGATCGTTTTATGAGCAATCTACACTTTCATTATCAAAAAGTTTACTTGGAAAGCTTTTAGTGCATGAGAGTCCTGAAGGAAGGACCATTGGTCGAATTGTAGAGACAGAAGCCTATCTAGGTGCAATTGATCAAGCTGCACACAGCTTTAATGGAAGGCGGACGAAACGCACGGAGGTAATGTTTGGACCAGCAGGCATCATATATACATATGTGATGCATACTCATTGTTTGTTTAACATTGTTTCAAATGATATAGATATACCTGAAGCTGTCCTTATTCGTGCAGTTGAACCTGTAGAGGGCGTAGAGCTCATGAAAACAAGAAGAGGTAAAGAAGGTGTTCTTTTAACGAATGGTCCAGGTAAGCTAACAAAAGCAATGGGGATTACGATGGCTGCATATGGCCGTAGCATTACAGAGTCACCCATCTATATTGTAGATGGTCCTGCGCCAACCGATATCCAGGTTGGCCCCCGAATCGGTATTGATAATAGTGGTCCCGCTAAAGACTATCCATATCGTTTTTGGATATCCAATAACAAGTACGTCTCTAGATAA
- a CDS encoding diacylglycerol kinase family protein has protein sequence MYNRAILLYNIKAGQDEITVQLADVTEQLAPHVHEFTFIQTLKKGEAEDVCAKMGADVDLVLIFGGDGTVHECINGLMKVNEEKRPKVAILPGGTCNDFARSLHIRTVKEAISAILANNSKKLDMGQVNDRYFSNFVGVGLITEASQAKEGHLKEKWGKLGYIMSAVQSLKDPSSFKYSLETDSEQLEGEAVMILAMNGHYLGTAGLFVQDNVMDDGKLDLYILKEAGFSLLKNVYNKSRSDTAKEWLSQAEDIEVYRTNSLKLRTDHSQLADSDGELYLETPLDVEVHQKAIEWIYLAEE, from the coding sequence ATGTACAATCGTGCCATATTACTATACAACATTAAAGCAGGACAAGACGAAATAACCGTCCAATTAGCAGATGTTACAGAGCAACTAGCCCCGCATGTTCATGAGTTTACATTTATTCAAACACTTAAAAAAGGTGAAGCGGAAGACGTTTGCGCAAAAATGGGAGCAGATGTAGATCTAGTACTTATATTTGGTGGAGATGGAACGGTTCATGAATGTATAAATGGACTAATGAAGGTAAATGAAGAGAAACGTCCTAAGGTCGCTATTCTTCCTGGTGGAACATGTAATGATTTTGCCCGGTCCTTACATATTCGCACGGTAAAAGAAGCGATCTCAGCTATCTTGGCAAATAACAGCAAAAAGCTTGATATGGGTCAGGTCAATGACCGATATTTCTCTAATTTTGTAGGAGTTGGCTTAATTACTGAAGCCTCACAAGCGAAAGAAGGACACCTTAAAGAAAAATGGGGTAAATTAGGCTACATAATGAGTGCAGTACAGTCCTTAAAGGATCCATCGTCTTTCAAATATTCCCTAGAAACAGATTCTGAGCAACTAGAAGGCGAAGCGGTGATGATCTTGGCAATGAATGGTCATTATCTCGGTACGGCCGGATTATTTGTTCAAGACAATGTAATGGATGATGGTAAGCTTGATTTATATATTCTAAAAGAAGCGGGCTTTTCTTTGTTAAAGAATGTATACAATAAATCAAGATCCGATACTGCGAAGGAATGGCTGTCACAGGCAGAAGACATTGAGGTGTACCGAACCAATTCATTAAAGCTAAGAACAGATCACTCGCAACTAGCCGATTCAGATGGCGAGTTATACCTCGAGACCCCGCTTGATGTCGAAGTTCATCAGAAAGCTATTGAATGGATCTACTTAGCAGAGGAATAG
- a CDS encoding exodeoxyribonuclease III, producing the protein MKFISWNVNGIRACVKKGFLDYFNIEDADFFCLQETKCQPEQIDLDLKGYKQYWNSAERKGYSGTAIFTRHEPMSVTFGLGDEIEDLEGRVITLEYEGFYLITMYTPNAKRDLTRLGYRMLWEEAARRYIQTLEEQKPVILCGDLNVAHQRNDVKNDRANIGNAGFTDQERGKFTKLLDSGYLDTYRMLYPETDDAFTWWSYMANVRERNIGWRIDYFIVSNKLASTVKHADIDSHIYGSDHCPVKLELTL; encoded by the coding sequence ATGAAATTTATTTCGTGGAATGTAAATGGCATTCGTGCCTGTGTAAAAAAAGGGTTCTTAGATTACTTTAACATTGAAGATGCGGATTTTTTCTGCTTACAAGAGACAAAGTGCCAGCCTGAGCAAATTGATCTTGATCTAAAAGGGTACAAGCAGTACTGGAATAGTGCAGAGAGAAAAGGATATTCCGGAACGGCTATTTTTACTAGACATGAACCAATGAGTGTGACGTTTGGTCTTGGAGATGAAATAGAGGATCTAGAGGGACGAGTTATCACATTAGAATATGAAGGATTTTATCTCATAACCATGTACACACCTAATGCAAAGCGTGATTTAACGCGTCTAGGATATCGTATGCTTTGGGAAGAGGCAGCCCGTCGTTATATTCAAACACTTGAAGAACAAAAGCCGGTTATTTTATGTGGAGATTTAAATGTAGCTCACCAACGAAACGACGTAAAAAATGATCGAGCTAATATTGGAAATGCCGGATTTACGGACCAGGAGCGAGGTAAGTTTACGAAACTACTTGATTCAGGATACCTGGATACGTATCGAATGCTTTATCCTGAAACGGATGATGCCTTTACCTGGTGGTCTTATATGGCTAATGTCCGAGAACGAAACATTGGATGGCGGATTGATTACTTTATTGTTTCAAATAAACTTGCATCTACCGTAAAACACGCAGACATTGATTCACATATTTACGGTAGTGATCATTGTCCAGTGAAGCTTGAGCTTACACTTTAA
- a CDS encoding NlpC/P60 family protein, which produces MFKTNSNVKGLVIKTSFVVGLASAATLAANSNAYANVDMSKVVEENRAAEVQQAEQTQAATENAVAQEETQVVSTSTLRQGQTGQAVKDLQSKLVNHGYNTNGVDGVFGAGTEAAVRSFQADKGLAVDGLAGRQTISALGGEIAAASTPASSNTAQASSSNESASETATASASESASATESVSEETTVSAQTQVAGTQVSASYGSVIAAAEAQIGAPYKWGGTTPAGFDCSGFINYAFKQEGISLPRTAQGIYDSSAKKSKSDLQAGDLVFFTGTYSGAPTVSHAGIYVGGGQFVHASSSGVQKSSLNAGYWSNHYYGAGSVN; this is translated from the coding sequence ATGTTTAAAACTAATTCAAATGTTAAAGGTCTTGTTATTAAAACTAGTTTCGTAGTAGGTCTTGCTTCTGCTGCTACTCTAGCAGCTAACTCAAATGCTTATGCAAATGTAGACATGAGCAAAGTCGTTGAAGAAAACAGAGCTGCAGAGGTTCAACAAGCAGAACAAACTCAAGCTGCTACAGAAAATGCGGTAGCTCAAGAAGAAACGCAAGTAGTTTCAACTTCTACTTTACGTCAAGGACAAACTGGACAAGCTGTTAAAGATCTTCAATCTAAACTTGTTAACCACGGCTATAACACAAACGGAGTAGACGGAGTTTTCGGAGCTGGCACTGAAGCGGCAGTACGTTCTTTCCAAGCGGATAAAGGTCTTGCTGTTGACGGACTTGCTGGTCGTCAAACAATCTCTGCTCTAGGTGGCGAAATAGCAGCTGCTTCTACTCCTGCAAGCTCAAACACTGCACAAGCTTCATCATCTAATGAGAGCGCATCTGAAACTGCAACTGCTAGTGCATCAGAATCTGCTTCTGCTACAGAGTCAGTATCTGAAGAAACGACTGTAAGTGCTCAAACTCAAGTAGCTGGAACTCAAGTTTCTGCAAGCTATGGCTCTGTTATTGCAGCAGCTGAAGCTCAAATTGGCGCACCGTACAAATGGGGTGGCACAACTCCAGCCGGATTTGACTGCAGTGGTTTCATTAACTACGCATTTAAGCAAGAAGGAATCAGCCTTCCTCGTACAGCACAAGGAATCTATGATTCTTCTGCTAAGAAGTCTAAATCAGACCTACAAGCTGGTGATCTAGTATTCTTCACTGGTACGTATAGCGGAGCACCTACTGTATCTCACGCTGGAATCTATGTTGGCGGCGGACAATTTGTTCATGCAAGCAGCAGCGGCGTTCAAAAAAGCAGCCTTAATGCTGGATACTGGAGCAACCACTACTACGGTGCAGGTTCAGTAAACTAA
- a CDS encoding acryloyl-CoA reductase, which yields MATFKAFVLQSTEPVQTGVEEWSTDQLDGDVLIKVSYSSVNYKDGMVGSTGRIAEFTPLIPGIDLAGVVVESGDHSFNEGDEVIVTSYRLGTGHHGGFSEYAKVPAEWVVPKPEGLTLRESMILGTAGFTAALSVGQLEKNGLNPKQGPVLVAGASGGVGSLAVIMLANLGYDVSASTGKGNEVEYLKKLGAKEVLNRDDLVDHDQKSTRRSKWAGAIDPVGGKTTQYILSTLSYGASVATSGLAGGVDVSTQVFPFISRGINWLGIDSVRCPMDIRTNVWQRLATDLKPTCLEDELVIEVKLEDLDQVFKDILEGKVRGRTIVKMGS from the coding sequence ATGGCAACATTTAAAGCATTTGTATTACAATCAACAGAACCTGTACAAACAGGGGTTGAAGAATGGTCAACTGATCAGCTAGATGGAGATGTGCTCATAAAGGTTTCATATTCAAGTGTTAACTATAAGGATGGTATGGTTGGCAGCACAGGAAGAATTGCAGAGTTTACTCCTTTGATTCCTGGCATTGATTTAGCTGGTGTAGTCGTAGAGTCTGGGGATCATTCATTTAACGAGGGTGATGAGGTAATCGTAACAAGCTACCGCTTAGGTACAGGTCATCATGGGGGATTTAGTGAATATGCGAAAGTTCCAGCTGAATGGGTTGTTCCTAAACCTGAAGGACTAACCTTACGCGAGTCAATGATTCTTGGTACGGCTGGATTTACAGCCGCTTTATCAGTTGGACAGCTTGAGAAAAATGGACTTAATCCGAAACAGGGACCCGTTTTAGTAGCTGGCGCAAGTGGTGGAGTAGGAAGCTTAGCAGTCATTATGTTAGCCAACTTAGGCTACGATGTATCTGCAAGCACTGGTAAAGGGAATGAAGTAGAATATCTAAAGAAGCTAGGTGCTAAAGAAGTCCTAAACAGAGATGACTTGGTAGATCATGATCAGAAGTCAACGCGTCGGTCAAAATGGGCAGGAGCCATCGACCCAGTGGGAGGCAAGACTACACAATATATCCTCTCTACTTTATCGTACGGGGCTTCTGTCGCAACAAGTGGACTAGCAGGGGGCGTGGATGTCTCAACTCAAGTTTTTCCGTTTATCAGCAGAGGGATCAATTGGTTAGGAATTGATTCGGTCCGTTGTCCAATGGATATTCGTACAAACGTTTGGCAACGACTAGCGACTGACTTAAAGCCAACATGCCTTGAGGATGAGTTAGTCATTGAAGTGAAACTTGAAGATCTTGATCAAGTATTTAAGGATATCTTAGAAGGAAAGGTAAGAGGACGTACCATCGTGAAAATGGGATCATAA
- a CDS encoding AAA family ATPase: MKCQHCQQRDASVDVKLMINNQARNIQLCGECFQMMQQPLNSQGGSFDDLFKQHFMNQNPENGQGTRQKVKQDKGAGDGFLDQYGRNLTAIAKNGEIDPVIGRDEEVERVIQVLSRRTKNNPVLIGEAGVGKTAIAEGLARRIAEGSVPFKIRDKQIYSLDLTSLVAGTSYRGQFEENIQKLIAEVEERQDVILFMDEIHMMVGAGSSNDGSMDASNILKPALARGKFQLIGATTLKEFRQIEKDAALERRFQPVNVAEPTLEQTFEILKGLRPIYEAYHHVAYSDEVLRASVTLSDRYIQDRFLPDKAIDLLDEVGSKLSLTDENQDKEQMKERLTKIREDKQKASEVEDYEKAAKLRQEELLLQEQMQKSTGAAVEVTVDLIQEVIEKRTGIPVKKLQKAEQKKMKDLAARLAGQVIGQEEAVEKVAKAVKRSRAGLKAANRPISFMFVGPTGVGKTELSKTLAEEVFGSRDAMIRLDMSEFMEKHSVSKLIGSPPGYVGHDDGGQLTEQVRRKPYSIILLDEIEKAHPDVQHSFLQILEDGRLTDSQGRVVSFQDTIIIMTSNAGAGIQKASVGFNHSQSKTLGILESLNDYFKPEFLNRFDGIIEFNQLSEENLVAIVDVMLGELQDRLNAQDIQMTVSDEAKRKLSELGYHPAFGARPLRRVIQETIEDEITELIIDEEVVSAVEVTVQDNELVVQKA; the protein is encoded by the coding sequence ATGAAATGTCAACATTGTCAGCAACGCGATGCATCAGTAGATGTGAAACTAATGATTAATAATCAAGCTCGTAACATACAACTTTGTGGTGAATGCTTTCAAATGATGCAGCAACCACTGAATAGTCAAGGCGGATCGTTTGATGATCTTTTTAAACAACACTTTATGAATCAAAATCCCGAAAACGGTCAAGGCACGCGCCAAAAAGTAAAACAAGATAAAGGCGCTGGTGATGGTTTCTTAGATCAATACGGTCGGAACCTGACTGCGATTGCTAAAAATGGAGAGATTGATCCAGTAATTGGTCGAGATGAAGAAGTTGAACGTGTGATACAAGTTCTAAGTCGTAGAACAAAAAACAACCCAGTTTTAATTGGTGAAGCGGGTGTTGGTAAAACAGCAATTGCTGAAGGACTGGCAAGACGAATTGCTGAAGGTTCTGTTCCATTTAAGATTCGTGATAAACAAATCTATAGCCTTGATCTTACCTCTCTTGTAGCAGGTACAAGCTATCGTGGTCAGTTTGAAGAAAACATTCAAAAGCTGATTGCAGAAGTCGAAGAACGTCAAGATGTTATACTCTTTATGGATGAAATTCATATGATGGTTGGTGCTGGTTCTTCAAATGATGGCAGCATGGACGCATCAAATATTTTAAAACCTGCACTTGCTCGCGGTAAATTCCAGTTAATCGGTGCAACAACATTAAAAGAGTTCCGCCAAATTGAAAAGGATGCCGCACTTGAGCGTCGATTCCAACCAGTAAATGTAGCTGAACCGACACTTGAACAGACATTTGAAATCTTAAAAGGTCTACGTCCCATTTATGAAGCGTATCATCATGTGGCCTATTCGGATGAAGTATTACGTGCTAGTGTAACGCTGTCTGATCGCTACATTCAGGATCGCTTCTTACCGGATAAAGCGATCGATCTTCTCGATGAAGTTGGTTCAAAGCTTTCATTAACAGATGAGAATCAAGATAAAGAGCAAATGAAAGAACGCTTAACCAAGATTCGTGAAGACAAACAAAAAGCATCTGAAGTAGAAGATTACGAAAAAGCAGCGAAACTTCGCCAAGAGGAGCTTCTTCTTCAAGAACAAATGCAAAAATCAACAGGTGCAGCTGTTGAAGTGACAGTTGATTTAATTCAAGAAGTCATTGAAAAACGCACAGGCATCCCAGTGAAAAAGCTACAAAAAGCAGAACAGAAAAAAATGAAAGACCTAGCTGCTCGTCTTGCGGGTCAAGTGATTGGTCAAGAAGAAGCTGTTGAAAAAGTAGCAAAAGCGGTAAAAAGAAGCCGTGCTGGCCTAAAAGCAGCTAACCGTCCGATCAGTTTTATGTTTGTTGGTCCAACGGGTGTTGGTAAAACAGAGCTTAGCAAAACGCTTGCTGAAGAGGTATTCGGTAGTCGAGATGCAATGATTCGTTTAGACATGAGTGAGTTCATGGAAAAACACTCTGTTTCTAAATTAATCGGTTCTCCTCCAGGCTATGTTGGTCACGATGATGGAGGCCAATTAACGGAACAAGTTCGTCGCAAGCCTTACAGCATCATCTTATTAGATGAAATTGAAAAGGCACACCCAGATGTACAACACAGCTTCCTGCAAATACTTGAGGATGGTCGTTTAACTGATAGTCAAGGACGTGTGGTTTCATTCCAAGACACCATAATCATTATGACCTCTAACGCAGGAGCAGGAATTCAGAAGGCCTCTGTAGGTTTTAATCATTCCCAAAGTAAAACTCTCGGTATTTTGGAATCATTAAATGATTACTTTAAACCTGAATTCCTTAACCGTTTCGACGGGATCATTGAGTTTAATCAGTTATCTGAGGAGAACTTGGTAGCTATTGTTGATGTGATGCTAGGCGAGCTTCAAGATCGCCTTAACGCACAGGATATTCAAATGACCGTTTCAGATGAAGCAAAACGTAAGCTATCTGAGCTTGGGTATCACCCTGCATTTGGTGCACGTCCACTTCGTCGTGTGATCCAAGAAACAATTGAAGATGAAATCACTGAATTAATTATTGACGAAGAAGTTGTCTCAGCTGTTGAAGTAACAGTTCAAGATAACGAGCTTGTTGTTCAAAAAGCATAA
- a CDS encoding SDR family NAD(P)-dependent oxidoreductase, whose translation MDKHIKPIAVVTGGGSGIGKQSAIQLAKQGYSVAVLEVDEDSAAETVKEMKSQGAEAMFVEVDVQKEEDIKKAFEKVVSTLKGPLQAVVANAGINGVFQAIEHMKADDWDTTQATNLRSTFLTTKHAIPYLKEAGGGSIVITSSINGNRKFSGAGMSAYSASKAGQVAFMKMAAVELGPFNIRVNAICPGAIDTNIGDNTHIQKEVDEIRIPVEYPKGEIPLGERGKPQQVANVVGFLCSDHSNHVSGMELYVDGAQSLL comes from the coding sequence ATGGATAAACATATTAAGCCTATAGCTGTTGTAACGGGTGGGGGTTCAGGTATCGGAAAACAATCTGCCATTCAACTAGCTAAACAAGGCTATTCGGTAGCCGTTCTTGAAGTAGATGAAGATTCGGCGGCTGAAACTGTAAAGGAAATGAAGTCCCAAGGTGCTGAAGCCATGTTTGTAGAGGTCGATGTGCAAAAGGAAGAAGATATAAAAAAAGCTTTCGAGAAAGTGGTATCAACTTTGAAGGGACCATTACAGGCGGTAGTTGCAAATGCAGGAATAAATGGAGTGTTTCAAGCAATCGAGCATATGAAAGCTGATGATTGGGATACCACACAAGCAACAAATCTTCGAAGTACGTTTCTAACGACTAAACATGCGATTCCTTATTTAAAAGAGGCGGGTGGGGGAAGCATCGTCATAACAAGCTCAATTAACGGCAATCGAAAGTTCTCAGGAGCGGGAATGAGTGCATATAGTGCTTCAAAAGCAGGTCAGGTTGCTTTTATGAAGATGGCTGCCGTTGAACTTGGACCATTTAACATTCGAGTAAACGCAATCTGTCCTGGAGCCATCGATACGAACATTGGAGATAACACTCATATTCAAAAAGAAGTTGATGAGATTCGCATTCCTGTGGAATATCCAAAAGGTGAAATTCCTTTAGGAGAACGTGGTAAACCTCAACAGGTTGCAAATGTTGTTGGGTTTTTATGCTCGGATCATTCCAATCATGTTTCAGGGATGGAGTTATATGTAGACGGAGCACAATCACTACTCTAA